From Calditrichota bacterium, one genomic window encodes:
- a CDS encoding T9SS type A sorting domain-containing protein, with protein sequence MKYFKTIMSWYILFTSILYAQMGTTSLLLPVNNSQNNSVDSAYFEWSPVDSAEFYEIYIDDHSDFTTLVHEEIVYGFSKEVNGLFSNWNFYWKVRAGKENESGEQEFGEWSETNTFISKFEQAENYSPLDGSIDEEYLNLELEWELLLDPTVEEGNNYYLVQVSTDAQFTNVVFGENIENAKTTVLKDLDQDSDYFWRVKYSNDFGESDWSEVTQFKTKQASLDQVNLQSPENVTTDLSPISIDFVWQSVIGAEGYVFEIATDSSFNNVVESASVVETQYSTSLLHFNETLYWHVQAERGTEKSLWSKKWKFTTSKAAPQTPPGLISPVDSLNYLDLQNLNFRWSNVYGAENYLLQIAHDNHFVDVIFDSTLIDTEFVVIDLFEDNKKYYWRVMGLNDQGDGPWSNKQNFSFGNVTHINDKAITRDSYQLLKNYPNPFNPSTTIEFTVQEHSHVILSIYDLLGQKIKTLENTYFKNGTYKSLWDGTNNFGDQTSSGVFFYRIEISGLQSEEKVVITKRMLKIK encoded by the coding sequence ATGAAATATTTTAAAACAATTATGTCTTGGTATATTCTTTTTACTTCAATTTTATATGCCCAGATGGGAACAACATCTCTATTATTACCGGTTAATAATTCGCAAAATAATTCAGTAGACTCTGCTTATTTTGAATGGAGCCCGGTTGACAGTGCTGAGTTTTATGAAATATATATTGATGACCATTCCGATTTTACAACATTGGTCCATGAAGAAATTGTTTATGGTTTTTCAAAAGAAGTGAATGGGCTTTTTAGTAATTGGAATTTTTATTGGAAAGTTAGGGCCGGTAAAGAAAATGAGAGTGGCGAACAGGAATTTGGTGAGTGGTCAGAAACAAACACATTTATTTCCAAGTTTGAACAAGCTGAAAATTACTCACCGCTAGATGGAAGTATTGATGAGGAGTATTTGAATTTAGAATTAGAATGGGAGCTGCTTCTTGATCCCACGGTGGAAGAGGGCAATAATTATTATTTAGTTCAGGTTAGTACGGACGCTCAATTTACGAATGTTGTTTTTGGAGAAAATATTGAAAATGCAAAAACGACAGTGTTAAAAGACCTGGATCAAGATTCTGATTATTTTTGGCGTGTTAAATATTCTAATGATTTTGGGGAAAGTGATTGGTCTGAAGTAACACAGTTTAAAACAAAACAAGCAAGCCTCGATCAAGTAAATCTTCAATCACCGGAAAATGTAACAACTGATTTATCTCCAATTAGCATTGATTTTGTTTGGCAATCGGTAATTGGAGCAGAAGGCTATGTTTTTGAGATAGCAACGGACAGTTCATTTAATAATGTTGTTGAGTCTGCATCAGTAGTAGAAACACAGTATTCAACAAGCCTGCTTCATTTTAATGAGACTTTGTATTGGCATGTTCAGGCAGAGCGTGGTACAGAAAAAAGTCTATGGTCTAAGAAATGGAAGTTTACAACTTCGAAAGCAGCACCTCAAACACCTCCAGGACTTATTTCACCAGTAGATTCTTTAAATTATTTAGACTTACAAAATCTAAATTTTAGATGGTCAAACGTCTATGGAGCAGAAAACTATTTGCTGCAAATTGCACATGACAATCATTTTGTAGATGTAATTTTTGATAGTACACTCATCGACACAGAGTTTGTTGTGATTGACTTATTTGAGGATAATAAAAAATATTATTGGCGAGTAATGGGCTTAAACGATCAGGGTGATGGCCCCTGGAGTAATAAGCAAAACTTTTCTTTTGGAAATGTAACTCATATAAATGATAAGGCCATAACCAGGGATTCCTATCAATTATTAAAAAATTATCCAAACCCTTTTAATCCTTCCACAACAATTGAGTTTACTGTTCAAGAACACTCTCATGTAATTTTAAGTATTTACGATTTGCTAGGCCAGAAAATAAAGACATTAGAAAATACATATTTTAAAAATGGGACATATAAAAGCTTATGGGATGGTACAAATAATTTTGGAGACCAGACATCCAGCGGAGTATTCTTTTACAGAATAGAAATATCAGGCTTGCAAAGTGAAGAGAAAGTTGTGATTACTAAAAGGATGCTGAAAATTAAATAA